One Planifilum fimeticola genomic window, CCGGATCAAAAAAGCCTTCGGGTCCTCCGGATTCAGCGGACCGCCTGCAGTCGCCACAGCGATAAACCGCGTCCCCGTTCCCCTTCTGCACCAACCGCCGGGCAATGCGGGGAAGCAGCAGACCGACAGCCCAACCCATCGCAAAGGAAAAGATCAGTTCCGCCACCCGCTTCTCCCCCGGCCAAAGCGCATATATTCCTTCAACCTGTTTCCTGTATCTTTATTTTTGCACAATTCCCCGCTTCAGCGGAAGCATTTTATTGTCGGGATGATATACTCTCTTTGCAAAAAGTACAAAGAAATGACGGTCATCCCTTCCGGTATTCCCGCCCCGCCCGGAAAAGTCCCCCGGGGGTTAATGAAGGATCGTAGTCGTCCCAATAGGGAATCCTTTGCCGCACGCGAGAAATCAACGACAGATCCACCTCGCCGATCAAAACCTCCTCCCCTTCCCCGGACGCCTCCGCCTGCACCCTTCCGTCGGGAGCCACCAGCTTGCTCTTTCCGCAGCTTCCCTCGCCGGTCGTGTTGGCCCCCAGCACAAAGACCGTATTGTCCAAGGCCCGGGCCGGAAGCTGGATGTCCCAACGGGACTCCGCCACTTTGCTCCATACCGACGGAACGGCGATGAGGTCCGCCCCACCTAGACCCAGCAGCCTGGCCGGTTCCGGAAATTCCGCATCGTAGCATATCAACACGCCGATTTTGCCCAGGGACGTGTCGAATACCGGATAGGACCTCGGCCCCGGGCTGAAAATCCGCTTTTCTCTCCCCCACAAAAAGGTTTTGCGGTAG contains:
- a CDS encoding nitrilase-related carbon-nitrogen hydrolase, which encodes MVFKAAMIQTRAVPGEVVANRKSALNLVEKAAHAGARLAVLPELWSTGYHLSPQQFRELAETCRGETVSLFQRIAAERKMVLVVPFAEEEGEKIYNSAAVIDSSGKLVGLYRKTFLWGREKRIFSPGPRSYPVFDTSLGKIGVLICYDAEFPEPARLLGLGGADLIAVPSVWSKVAESRWDIQLPARALDNTVFVLGANTTGEGSCGKSKLVAPDGRVQAEASGEGEEVLIGEVDLSLISRVRQRIPYWDDYDPSLTPGGLFRAGREYRKG